Proteins co-encoded in one Flavivirga eckloniae genomic window:
- a CDS encoding T9SS type B sorting domain-containing protein — MKKTTLLILSLIISCNAFCQKEASNWYFGENAGIRFNVDGSISELTDGRLNTLEGCTTISDANGNLLFYTDGITVWDKSHTPMSNANQAIGNGLFGNPSSTQSAIVIPKPKDPNIYYIFTVDTFFGDNIDNGFNYSIVDMTLNGGFGDVTSKNINLLAKSSEKISAVVKDCKTQSLWVITLAPPTGLLTDPIVYNTFYAYEITENGINTTPYVSPFNGLDVTDARGYLKLSPDGTKLVCANSVSGLFLYDFDVTTGMVSNQNEITINFSPVNRPQSPYGVEFSQNGQILYVSAFFNPDQEQFNNPDVQYSSLLQYDLTATDISGSEVVLDERQMFRGGLQLGLDGRIYRAMSVTYNIGSPYLSVINDPNNLGPSCNYEHNAIRLSRNSNQGLPPFISSFFAEKIDIIGNNATSTRLQLCEGDNYRLKADNIPGAIYSWSYNDIPLSDSNYYLDIPTSDGHTSGLYRVFVDLNTGDCSETLEGIATVTFNPNPIAHDAEIIQCDEDGIIGGKTRFDLTQANDDLTGGNPDLATRFFSDNGRNAKIANSDNYEYDADNPGPIYVEVYNTNSNCYNISTLTLNLSTVSIPPFIHNICDELGSEDGINTFNLNDITANIQTTNNFTHPITYYETRSDALLEKNSLNTPYKNENNAYDHTIYARAENNNACFSIIEVVLKINKLPNLDTDDLTYYYCLNKYPKTISINAGIPNGLEGDYTYVWSTGESSYNIPINEAGSYHVTITNTNGFGCSKERTIIVEPSNVATFNPNKPFEVRDASQNNTITVFVSGEGTYQYRLLNENNIVYVPYQDSNVFENIAPGIYTVTVKDVKNNCGITPPKKVSVIGFPKFFTPNNDGKHDTWQIYGVSNMFQPNTKIHIFNRYGRLIKQINPIGEGWDGTVNGNRLPVDDYWFSVQLEDGRVFKNHFTLKY, encoded by the coding sequence ATGAAAAAAACCACTCTTTTAATACTAAGCTTAATTATTAGCTGCAATGCTTTTTGTCAAAAGGAAGCTTCAAATTGGTACTTTGGAGAAAATGCAGGGATTCGCTTTAATGTAGATGGCTCTATTTCTGAATTAACAGATGGCAGATTGAACACCTTGGAAGGTTGTACAACCATTTCTGATGCCAATGGTAATTTACTGTTTTATACAGATGGTATCACGGTTTGGGACAAATCGCACACCCCAATGTCTAATGCCAATCAAGCAATAGGCAATGGTTTATTTGGTAATCCCTCAAGCACACAATCTGCTATAGTAATACCCAAACCAAAAGATCCTAACATCTATTATATCTTTACAGTAGATACATTCTTTGGTGACAATATCGATAATGGTTTTAACTACTCTATAGTAGACATGACTTTAAACGGAGGATTTGGAGATGTAACATCAAAAAACATCAACTTACTTGCTAAAAGTTCAGAAAAAATAAGTGCAGTTGTAAAAGATTGCAAAACACAATCGCTCTGGGTTATTACCTTAGCCCCGCCAACTGGTCTACTTACAGACCCCATTGTCTACAACACCTTTTATGCTTACGAGATAACAGAAAATGGAATAAACACAACACCCTATGTCTCTCCGTTTAATGGGCTTGACGTAACAGATGCCAGAGGCTATTTAAAGCTTTCGCCAGATGGTACAAAACTGGTCTGTGCTAATAGTGTCTCAGGTCTGTTTCTTTACGATTTTGATGTAACCACAGGGATGGTTAGCAATCAAAATGAAATTACCATTAATTTTTCACCAGTTAATAGGCCACAATCGCCCTATGGGGTTGAATTCTCTCAAAACGGTCAAATCTTATATGTTTCTGCCTTTTTTAATCCCGATCAAGAACAATTCAATAACCCCGACGTACAATACAGTTCCCTACTACAATACGATTTAACCGCTACAGATATAAGTGGCAGTGAAGTTGTTTTAGACGAGAGACAAATGTTTAGAGGAGGTTTGCAATTAGGGCTCGACGGAAGGATTTATCGGGCTATGAGTGTAACTTACAATATTGGCTCCCCTTATTTATCTGTAATAAACGATCCTAATAATCTGGGACCTTCCTGTAATTATGAACATAACGCAATACGTCTCAGCAGGAATTCCAACCAAGGACTACCGCCGTTTATATCCTCCTTTTTTGCCGAAAAAATAGATATTATAGGCAATAACGCAACATCTACAAGGTTACAATTATGCGAAGGGGATAATTATAGGTTAAAAGCCGACAATATTCCCGGAGCCATTTATTCATGGTCTTATAACGATATTCCGTTATCTGATTCTAATTATTATTTAGATATTCCAACATCAGATGGCCATACCTCTGGATTATATAGGGTTTTTGTCGATTTAAATACAGGAGATTGTAGCGAAACGCTCGAAGGTATTGCCACAGTTACATTTAACCCAAATCCTATAGCCCATGATGCAGAAATTATACAATGCGACGAAGATGGTATAATTGGAGGAAAAACAAGATTTGACTTAACCCAAGCTAATGACGACCTAACAGGTGGCAATCCAGATTTAGCTACCAGATTTTTCAGCGATAATGGTAGAAATGCAAAAATTGCAAATAGCGATAATTATGAATATGATGCCGATAATCCAGGTCCGATATATGTAGAAGTTTACAATACCAATTCAAACTGCTATAACATTTCCACATTAACCTTAAATTTAAGTACGGTAAGCATCCCGCCCTTCATCCATAATATTTGCGACGAATTAGGATCTGAAGATGGTATAAATACGTTCAATTTAAACGACATAACCGCCAATATTCAAACCACGAATAACTTTACCCATCCAATAACCTATTACGAAACCCGAAGCGACGCCCTTTTAGAAAAAAACAGTTTAAACACACCCTATAAAAATGAAAACAATGCCTACGATCATACCATTTATGCTCGGGCAGAAAACAATAATGCCTGTTTTAGTATCATTGAAGTCGTACTAAAGATTAATAAATTACCAAATCTAGATACCGACGATTTAACTTATTATTATTGCCTAAACAAGTACCCTAAAACAATTTCAATTAATGCTGGCATTCCTAATGGCTTAGAAGGCGATTATACCTACGTTTGGTCTACGGGAGAAAGCTCGTATAACATCCCAATAAACGAAGCAGGCAGCTATCATGTAACCATTACCAATACAAACGGGTTTGGCTGTTCTAAAGAAAGAACGATTATTGTTGAACCTTCCAATGTGGCTACGTTTAACCCAAACAAACCTTTTGAGGTACGTGATGCCTCCCAAAATAATACCATTACCGTTTTTGTTTCTGGAGAAGGTACTTACCAATACCGATTATTGAATGAAAACAATATAGTATACGTGCCATATCAAGACAGCAACGTATTCGAAAATATAGCCCCGGGTATTTATACCGTTACCGTTAAAGACGTTAAAAACAACTGTGGTATTACACCTCCAAAAAAAGTATCGGTTATTGGCTTTCCAAAATTCTTTACCCCAAATAATGACGGTAAGCATGATACATGGCAAATATATGGGGTTTCCAACATGTTTCAGCCAAACACCAAAATCCATATTTTTAACAGATATGGTAGACTAATAAAACAAATAAACCCTATTGGTGAAGGCTGGGATGGTACAGTTAACGGGAATAGACTTCCTGTAGACGATTATTGGTTTTCCGTTCAACTAGAAGATGGTAGAGTTTTTAAGAATCATTTTACTCTGAAATATTAA
- a CDS encoding ABC transporter permease has protein sequence MLRLLNLELQKLFLNRTSIILIFVSFILPFFVILLSSLKINVFGFFTLELGELGIFNFPIIWHLTTFFASQFKFFFAIVVVSMIGNEYSNKTIKQNLIDGLSKKEFILSKFYTIIFFSLVSTVLISLISLCIGLYYSSYTEASIIFRETEFLLAYFIKLIGFFSLCLFFGMLIKRSAFALAFLFILYILEWIIFGLMAWKLDTDMAERIQNFFPLKSMYKLIDQPFQRIAMTKFPDKANLAYDYGAHWYEFAIVIGWTALFIFLSYRLLKKRDL, from the coding sequence ATGTTACGACTTTTAAATTTAGAATTGCAAAAATTATTCCTTAACAGAACGAGTATAATACTCATATTTGTTTCGTTTATTTTACCATTTTTCGTTATTCTGTTATCATCATTAAAAATTAATGTATTTGGTTTTTTCACTTTAGAACTGGGTGAATTAGGTATTTTTAATTTTCCGATAATCTGGCATTTAACCACTTTTTTCGCCTCTCAATTTAAGTTCTTTTTTGCCATCGTAGTAGTAAGTATGATCGGTAACGAATACAGCAACAAAACCATAAAACAAAACCTTATAGACGGATTGAGCAAGAAAGAATTCATTCTTTCAAAGTTTTATACCATAATATTCTTTTCTTTGGTTTCAACCGTACTTATAAGCTTAATATCCCTTTGCATTGGTCTTTATTACTCAAGCTATACCGAAGCTTCGATTATTTTTAGGGAAACCGAATTCCTATTGGCCTATTTTATAAAACTCATTGGCTTTTTTAGTTTGTGTTTGTTCTTCGGTATGCTCATAAAGCGTTCGGCATTTGCCTTGGCATTCCTATTTATTCTTTACATATTAGAATGGATTATTTTTGGACTAATGGCTTGGAAACTGGATACCGACATGGCAGAAAGAATACAAAACTTCTTTCCCTTAAAATCCATGTACAAACTTATAGATCAACCTTTTCAGAGAATTGCCATGACAAAATTCCCAGATAAAGCCAACCTAGCTTACGATTATGGCGCTCATTGGTACGAGTTTGCTATTGTTATAGGTTGGACTGCTCTATTTATCTTTTTATCGTATAGATTATTAAAAAAGCGGGATTTATAA
- a CDS encoding ABC transporter ATP-binding protein, protein MESILTINNLTKKFGYLTAVKDLSFTINKGNVYGILGPNGSGKSTTLGIVLNVVNKTQGDFHWFDGNISTHNALKKVGAIIERPNFYPYMTAAQNLKLVCKIKGVDYNKIDEKLEIVGLLDRKNSKFRTYSLGMKQRLAIASALLNDPEILILDEPTNGLDPQGIHQIREIIKQIAAKGTTILLASHLLDEVEKVCSHVVVLRKGVKLYSGRVDEMISSHGFFELKATKHKELINLLENNTAFKNIKVEDDLITAFLNEPMKSEDFNKYLFENDIILTHLVQRKESLEEQFLQLTDKN, encoded by the coding sequence TTGGAATCTATACTAACAATAAACAACCTCACTAAAAAATTCGGGTATTTAACAGCAGTTAAAGATTTATCATTTACCATAAACAAAGGCAATGTCTATGGTATTTTAGGTCCAAACGGAAGCGGAAAATCCACAACATTAGGTATCGTTTTAAATGTTGTAAACAAAACACAAGGTGATTTTCACTGGTTTGATGGAAACATATCAACCCACAATGCCCTTAAAAAAGTTGGCGCCATTATTGAGCGACCAAACTTTTATCCGTACATGACAGCCGCCCAAAACCTGAAATTGGTTTGTAAAATTAAAGGTGTAGATTATAACAAGATTGACGAAAAACTAGAAATCGTTGGGCTTTTAGATCGTAAAAACAGTAAGTTTAGAACCTATTCGTTGGGAATGAAGCAACGTTTGGCCATAGCATCTGCCCTTTTAAATGATCCTGAAATTCTCATTCTGGACGAACCCACCAACGGCTTAGACCCACAAGGCATACACCAAATTAGAGAAATTATAAAACAAATAGCAGCCAAAGGAACAACCATTCTTTTAGCATCACATTTATTGGACGAAGTTGAAAAAGTATGCTCTCATGTCGTTGTACTTCGTAAAGGTGTTAAGCTATACTCTGGTCGTGTAGACGAAATGATTTCCAGTCATGGATTCTTCGAATTAAAAGCCACCAAGCATAAAGAATTAATAAACTTACTGGAAAATAATACAGCATTTAAAAATATTAAAGTTGAAGACGATTTAATAACCGCTTTTTTAAACGAACCGATGAAATCTGAAGACTTTAACAAATACCTATTCGAAAACGATATTATTCTCACACATCTGGTACAACGTAAAGAAAGCTTAGAAGAACAATTTTTACAATTAACAGACAAGAACTAA